A region of Ferruginibacter albus DNA encodes the following proteins:
- a CDS encoding T9SS type B sorting domain-containing protein — MKKLIPVFLVLVNYNLLMAQSQYDNWHFGINTSINFSGGFPAVHNTSAINSGYAAASISDTLGNLLFYTNSDTVWAKDNSIMPNGTGLFSDRTIPQDVLIVPLPDSASVYYVFTIGSSPNPGKKALYYSIVDMQQNNGLGDVIQKNTLLDDDVTNKLTAVRNYNQKDFWVIDKNMTAGRFKSYAVTKSGLNIQPVISAAGVPIRNGDYSGSIKASNNSCWLASTTQGLFGNSAVVEIFHFSSTSGIVQEGISTASIKHPYGLEFSPDNKKLYVGENSVAPVHQFNLNHQDLNDVIASQIQVSEYYPATYTFQLAPDGRIYFTTDDTLSLGRISSPNNYSWYCNVDTGIVKGLNYSTSSLPNNFNLTYKNSLSCDETYSDCIDPLDAYMPTAFTPNGDGLNDCFGFSRKLKDSLPFMDLAIFDRWGDRVFYTTDRFGCWDGTYKGKPADQANYVYILRARTNCGYAIKKSYVVLIR, encoded by the coding sequence ATGAAAAAGCTTATCCCGGTATTTTTGGTTTTAGTGAATTACAATCTCTTAATGGCTCAAAGTCAATATGATAATTGGCATTTTGGGATCAATACTTCCATCAATTTTTCAGGAGGCTTTCCGGCAGTACACAACACATCGGCTATTAATAGCGGCTACGCTGCTGCCAGTATCAGCGATACCCTGGGCAATCTTTTATTTTATACTAATAGTGATACTGTTTGGGCAAAAGATAATTCCATTATGCCCAACGGTACGGGCCTTTTTAGCGACAGAACTATCCCACAAGATGTATTGATCGTACCGCTTCCCGATTCGGCTTCTGTTTATTATGTGTTTACCATTGGCAGTTCCCCAAACCCCGGTAAAAAAGCATTGTATTATTCTATTGTGGATATGCAACAAAATAATGGGTTGGGAGATGTCATTCAAAAAAATACATTACTGGATGATGATGTAACCAATAAATTAACCGCTGTTCGCAATTACAATCAAAAAGATTTTTGGGTGATCGATAAAAATATGACTGCCGGCAGATTTAAATCTTACGCTGTTACAAAAAGCGGCTTGAATATACAACCGGTAATATCTGCAGCAGGTGTGCCCATTCGCAATGGTGATTACTCCGGCTCTATCAAAGCATCGAATAATAGTTGTTGGCTGGCTTCCACTACACAGGGGCTTTTTGGTAACTCGGCTGTTGTTGAAATTTTTCATTTCAGCAGTACATCGGGGATTGTGCAGGAAGGTATCAGCACCGCTTCTATTAAACATCCTTATGGACTTGAGTTTTCGCCGGATAATAAAAAGTTGTATGTAGGAGAAAACAGTGTAGCGCCTGTTCATCAATTTAATTTGAACCATCAGGATCTGAATGATGTGATCGCATCACAAATTCAGGTATCAGAATATTATCCTGCTACGTATACATTTCAACTGGCACCTGATGGAAGAATATATTTTACTACAGATGATACCTTGTCTTTAGGAAGAATAAGTTCACCAAATAATTATAGCTGGTACTGCAATGTAGATACCGGTATAGTAAAAGGTTTAAATTACAGCACGTCTTCTTTGCCTAATAATTTTAATCTTACTTATAAAAACTCACTGAGCTGCGATGAAACCTATAGTGATTGCATTGACCCCCTTGATGCTTACATGCCCACTGCGTTTACCCCTAACGGTGATGGTTTAAATGATTGTTTTGGCTTTAGCCGCAAACTAAAGGACAGCCTGCCTTTTATGGACCTGGCAATTTTTGACAGATGGGGTGATAGAGTGTTCTACACTACTGATCGTTTTGGTTGTTGGGATGGTACTTACAAAGGCAAGCCTGCCGACCAGGCCAACTATGTTTATATACTTCGTGCAAGAACCAATTGCGGGTATGCTATAAAAAAGAGTTATGTTGTATTAATAAGATAA